One Gammaproteobacteria bacterium genomic window, ACTCATCGGGTGCAACGAGTTGTGGATCCGATACATCTTGTTGCGTGTGCTGGCTTACGACCCTTAACGGTCGTCAGCCAGCCCTTGGGAACGGTGCCGAAACCGCCTCGCGGGGCACCGTCCGGAACAGCGTCCACCGGACCATCGCCGGCAAGCTCCCCGGCCTCCTGGCCGACCGCCTCAAAGACGGCGAAGTACGCAACCCCCGGCGCTCCCCTGCCGCGCCCCGGTTTCCACCCTACCCGTACCCCTCGGAGACCAGCGATCGTCGATCTCAGGCGATCCTGAGGCCCGTAGAAGACCCGAAACGCCCGCGGTGGGTCCCGAAAACGGCCTCCGAGCCCGGTCGCGGGCTCGGATCAGCTCCCCGCGCCCGCTCTCCCGGCCGCCAGATACGCCGACCAGTCCTGCATGACCTCGCGCCGGCGCTCGAACAGGTCGCTCCTGAAGTACGCTCCCTCGACCCCGCCGACCTTGTGCGCCAGCGCCGCCTCGGCGACCGTGCGGTCCACGCCCGTCTCCGCGGCCCAGTCGCGGAATGAACTCCGCAGCCCGTGCACCGTGCTGGGGATCCCGAGGTCCCGAAACGCCCCCGCCACCTGAGGGCTCCGCAGCTCCCGTCCCTTGAAGCTGGGGAAGATCAACCCCGACCCGTTCTCGATCTCCCGGGCCTCCTCCAGCACCGCCAGCGCGCCCGTCGAAAGGGGCACCCGGTGCTCCCGCCCGGTCTTCATGCGCTCGGCGGGCACCGTCCACGTCGCGCGGTCCCGGTCGATCTCCGGCCAGCGCGCCCTCCGCGCCTCGCCGCTCCTCGTCGCCGTCAGGGCCACGAACTCCAGACACAGCCGGATGCCCAACCACGCGTCCGATTCCCGGACCGCCTCAAGCGCCGTCCCTACCTCGGCATGAGGAAGGGCCCGGAAGTGCGTCCGGTGGCGCGTGCCCCGCGGCAGCGCCGCCGCGATGGCGTCGCCCGCCGGGTTGTCCTCCCGGTAGCCCCTGGCCACCGCCCACTTCATCACCGCGCCGATGCGCCGGCGCACCCGCGCCGCCGTGGGCCGCTTCTCGTTCCAGATCGGCGCCAGACAGGCCAGCACGTCGGCGGTCGTGATCTCGCCCACCCGCTTGCGCCCCAGCTTCGGGAAGACGTAGTCCCGAAGACACTGCCGCCACTGCTTCTCGCTGGCGTCGCCCTTCCAGTTCTTCGCGTGGAGCGCGATCACCTTCTCGGCCGCCCGCTCGAACGTCGGCATGCCGCCGCTGCGCGGATCCATGCCCTTCTGGATGGCGCGCCGATTCTCGAGCGCCTTCGCCCGCGCCTCGGCCAGCGTCACGACCGGATAGGGACCCAGGCCGACGTTGAAGGGCCTGCCGCCGATCCGCATCCGTTGCGCCCAGGTCTTCGACAGCCTTCCTGAGGCGGTGGGCTTGACCAGCAGCGAGAGCCCGTATCCGCCGCGACCGTCCCCGTACCGCCCCGGTCGCTTGACGGTCCGAACGAACGCGGCGCTCAGGCGTTTGGGTCGCGTCACGGCGTGCTCCGTGTGGATTCTGGTTATCACCATAGGTTATCACTAACGGAACAAGACTACACGGAATCGCCTGAACGGTCAATGGATGTACAACACAAGTAATGACAACGGGTTATCAGGATTACGAGACGTTACGGGACCTTGCTGAACGCCTATAGTGCGGAGGAATCGTGCGCGTCCTCCGGCCCACGCTCAGCATCGACCCGTCCTTCGCGTGGACCATCGCCACCACCGCGGCATCGCACGCCATGCGCCGCGACGTTTCCGCGGAGACGCGGATCCCGCCCAGATCCGAACGCCCGGGCTCTCCCAGCTCCGCCAGCGTCGCGGCATCGCAGTGGACCATGACCTGGTAGCGCTCCGCGCGGGTGCCGGATTCGACGCGAGTGCCGGATTCGACGCGGGGTCGAGTCTGCGGCCGCGGGTCCGGCTCCGAGCCGTTGCGGGAGTCGCGCGGTTCGCCGCCCCCGAAGCCCGCCGCCAGCGCGCGCTCCGCCAGCAGCCCCACGGCGTCCGCCCGCCGCTGCTTCGGTTCGGGGCGCGGGTCCGCCTTCTCGACTCGCGGGTCGCGCGCCTTCGCCCCCGGGCGCGCATCGTTCGCCCCGCCCTCATCCCGGAACAGTGCATCCGACGCCGCCTCGACGGCCCGCATCAGCACCGCCCCGACCTCGGGCTCGAGACGGCCCTTCACCACGTACATCCCGTCGCCGTCCACGAAGACCGAGAACGCTCGGCTGCGGTGCCGAGCCTGCTCGGCCGTCAACTCCTCGTCGCGCGACAACTTCTTCCACATGCGCACCATCTGCTCCAGGTTCGCCGCCGAGCCCGCGCGCGCGAACTCGAGCAGCTTCGCCTCGCTCTCGGGCGTGGCCACGCGCGTCAGCGCCCGCACCTTCGCGTACGAGATGCTCCCCTCCCGCAGCGCGCCGGCGGTCTGCGGCAGGTGCTCCAATGCCCGGGCGGCGCGCA contains:
- a CDS encoding tyrosine-type recombinase/integrase, which encodes MTRPKRLSAAFVRTVKRPGRYGDGRGGYGLSLLVKPTASGRLSKTWAQRMRIGGRPFNVGLGPYPVVTLAEARAKALENRRAIQKGMDPRSGGMPTFERAAEKVIALHAKNWKGDASEKQWRQCLRDYVFPKLGRKRVGEITTADVLACLAPIWNEKRPTAARVRRRIGAVMKWAVARGYREDNPAGDAIAAALPRGTRHRTHFRALPHAEVGTALEAVRESDAWLGIRLCLEFVALTATRSGEARRARWPEIDRDRATWTVPAERMKTGREHRVPLSTGALAVLEEAREIENGSGLIFPSFKGRELRSPQVAGAFRDLGIPSTVHGLRSSFRDWAAETGVDRTVAEAALAHKVGGVEGAYFRSDLFERRREVMQDWSAYLAAGRAGAGS
- a CDS encoding DUF222 domain-containing protein codes for the protein MARDVGSAPSGSGTRAASPDAASAPAHPGAGKLDDDLARLGDRIAELAAGINAAEAQMMTLIADFDRRGGWKDGFGSCAEWLAWKIGIKIGPARERVRAARALEHLPQTAGALREGSISYAKVRALTRVATPESEAKLLEFARAGSAANLEQMVRMWKKLSRDEELTAEQARHRSRAFSVFVDGDGMYVVKGRLEPEVGAVLMRAVEAASDALFRDEGGANDARPGAKARDPRVEKADPRPEPKQRRADAVGLLAERALAAGFGGGEPRDSRNGSEPDPRPQTRPRVESGTRVESGTRAERYQVMVHCDAATLAELGEPGRSDLGGIRVSAETSRRMACDAAVVAMVHAKDGSMLSVGRRTRTIPPHYRRSARSRNVS